Proteins from a genomic interval of Streptococcus sp. D7B5:
- the strH gene encoding LPXTG-anchored beta-N-acetylhexosaminidase StrH, with product MKLEKKQRFSIRKYAVGAASVLIGFAFSAQVVSADGITPAPTAEETVQTIQESPQAVKEAVDSKVPEKLEEKADKPVKEEVKEDQEVPRTVTPKTEESSAPVVTENATPTPTAEKESPAPAETPAESTPSEKKNEAVTPAVATPSTERAAQVNEKLAKRKMISIDAGRKYFSPDQLKEIIDKAKHYGYTDLHLLVGNDGMRFMLDDMTIKANGKTYASDDVKRALENGTDAYYKDPNGNHLTESQMTDLINYAKNKGIGLIPTVNSPGHMDAILHAMKELGIQKPNFNYFGKESARTVDLDNKEAVAFTKALIEKYATYFAGKSDIFNIGLDEYANDATNAKGWSVLQAYKWYPEDGFPDKGYDKFIAYANDLARIVKSHGLKPMAFNDGIYYNSDTSFGTFDKDIIVSMWTGGWGGYDVASSKLLVEKGHQILNTNDAWYYVLGRNADGQGWYNLDQGLNGIKNTPITSVPKSDGATIPFIGGMVAAWADTPSARYSPSRLFKLMRSFANANAEYFAADYESAEQALKEVPTDLNRYTAESVAAVKEAEKAIRSLDSNLSRAQQDTIDQAIAKLQEAVSNLTFTPEAQKEEDAKREVEKLAKNKVISIDAGRKYFTLDQLKRIVDKASELGYSDVHLLLGNDGLRFLLDDMTITANGKTYASDDVKKAIIEGTKTYYDDPNGTTLSQAEITELIEYAKSKGLGLIPAIDSPGHMDAMLVAMEKLGIKNPQANFDKVSKTTMDLENEEAMNFVKALIGKYMDFFAGKTKIFNYGTDEYANDATNAQGWYYLKWYGLYGKFAEYSNTLAAMAKERGLQPMAFNDGFYYEDKDDVEFDKDVIISYWSKGWWGYNLASPQYLASKGYKFLNTNGDWYYILGQKPEDGGGFLKKAIENTKKTPFNQLASTKYPEVDLPTVGSMLAIWADRPSAEYKEEEIFELMTAFADNNKDYFRADYNALREELAQIPASLDGYSKESLDALNAAKEALNYNLNRNKQAELDALVAKLKAARLGLKPAATHSGSLDENELAANVETKPELITRTEKIPFEVIKKENPNLPAGQEKIITPGVEGERTHYISVLTENGKQTETVLDSQVTKEPVTQVVEIGAPITHKGDEHGLAPAVEAKPRLDIQEEEIPFTTVTRENPLLLKGKTQVVTKGANGRRSHYYSVSTSADGKEVKTLVDSLVTQEAVTQVIEVGTLVTHVGDEHGLAPAAETKPRLDIQEEEIPFTTVTRENPQLPKGQTQVVTKGANGHRTAFYSVSTTADGKEERTLVNSVVTQETVTQVVEVGTAVEKAEQTAPTTAKADEKQLPATGSQDSAGLVAAGLMATLAAYGLTKRKED from the coding sequence ATGAAACTAGAAAAGAAACAGCGCTTCTCCATCCGTAAATACGCGGTTGGGGCGGCTTCTGTACTTATAGGATTTGCTTTTAGCGCCCAAGTCGTATCTGCCGACGGAATTACTCCCGCTCCAACAGCTGAAGAAACTGTCCAAACGATTCAGGAGAGTCCACAAGCAGTCAAAGAAGCTGTAGACTCCAAGGTTCCAGAAAAACTGGAAGAAAAGGCTGACAAACCTGTAAAAGAGGAGGTCAAAGAAGACCAGGAGGTTCCTCGAACAGTTACTCCAAAAACAGAAGAGTCAAGCGCACCAGTTGTGACAGAAAATGCTACTCCAACTCCTACTGCCGAGAAAGAGAGTCCTGCCCCAGCTGAAACTCCTGCCGAAAGTACTCCTTCAGAAAAGAAAAATGAAGCCGTCACACCTGCAGTAGCCACTCCTAGCACGGAACGTGCAGCTCAGGTAAATGAAAAACTGGCAAAACGAAAAATGATCTCAATCGACGCTGGACGTAAGTACTTCTCTCCAGACCAACTCAAAGAAATCATCGACAAAGCCAAACACTACGGTTATACTGATCTTCATCTACTAGTTGGAAATGACGGCATGCGTTTTATGTTGGACGACATGACGATCAAAGCCAATGGCAAAACCTATGCAAGCGACGATGTCAAACGTGCACTTGAAAACGGAACCGATGCCTACTACAAGGATCCAAACGGCAACCATTTGACAGAAAGTCAGATGACGGACTTGATCAACTATGCTAAAAATAAAGGTATTGGCCTCATCCCAACTGTAAACAGCCCTGGTCACATGGATGCGATTTTGCATGCCATGAAAGAACTAGGTATCCAAAAACCGAACTTCAACTACTTTGGCAAGGAATCTGCTCGTACCGTTGACCTTGATAACAAAGAAGCGGTTGCATTTACCAAAGCTCTGATCGAAAAGTATGCTACTTACTTCGCTGGCAAATCTGACATCTTCAATATCGGACTGGATGAGTACGCCAATGATGCTACAAACGCCAAAGGCTGGAGCGTTCTTCAAGCCTATAAATGGTATCCAGAAGATGGATTCCCTGACAAGGGTTATGATAAATTTATCGCCTACGCCAACGACCTTGCTCGCATCGTCAAATCTCACGGCCTCAAACCAATGGCCTTTAACGATGGTATCTACTATAATAGCGACACTAGCTTTGGAACCTTTGACAAAGACATCATCGTTTCTATGTGGACTGGTGGATGGGGCGGATACGACGTCGCTTCTTCTAAACTTTTAGTTGAAAAAGGCCACCAAATCCTTAATACCAATGATGCTTGGTACTACGTCCTCGGACGAAATGCCGATGGTCAAGGCTGGTACAACCTCGACCAAGGACTCAATGGTATCAAGAACACTCCAATCACTTCTGTACCAAAATCTGATGGGGCTACTATCCCGTTCATCGGGGGTATGGTAGCTGCTTGGGCGGATACCCCATCTGCACGCTATTCACCATCACGCCTCTTCAAACTCATGCGTAGCTTCGCAAATGCCAATGCTGAATACTTCGCAGCTGACTATGAGTCTGCTGAGCAAGCTCTGAAAGAAGTACCAACAGACCTTAACCGCTATACTGCAGAAAGTGTCGCAGCTGTAAAAGAAGCTGAAAAAGCCATTCGCTCACTTGATAGCAACCTCAGCCGTGCCCAACAAGATACCATTGACCAAGCAATCGCAAAACTCCAAGAAGCTGTAAGCAATTTGACCTTCACACCAGAAGCTCAAAAAGAAGAAGACGCGAAACGTGAAGTTGAAAAACTTGCCAAGAACAAGGTAATCTCCATCGATGCCGGACGTAAGTACTTCACGCTCGACCAACTCAAACGTATCGTAGACAAAGCGAGCGAGCTCGGCTACTCTGATGTGCATCTTCTCCTAGGAAACGATGGACTTCGCTTCCTCCTTGATGACATGACCATCACAGCTAATGGCAAAACTTATGCAAGCGATGATGTCAAGAAGGCCATCATCGAAGGAACAAAAACTTACTACGATGATCCAAACGGAACTACTCTTAGTCAAGCTGAAATCACTGAATTGATCGAGTACGCAAAATCAAAAGGCCTCGGACTCATCCCAGCAATCGACAGCCCAGGTCACATGGATGCCATGCTCGTCGCTATGGAAAAACTTGGAATCAAGAATCCTCAAGCCAACTTTGACAAGGTTTCTAAAACAACCATGGACCTTGAAAACGAAGAGGCGATGAACTTTGTCAAAGCCCTCATCGGCAAGTACATGGACTTCTTTGCAGGCAAAACTAAGATCTTCAACTACGGTACAGACGAATATGCCAATGATGCTACCAATGCGCAAGGCTGGTATTACCTCAAATGGTATGGACTCTATGGCAAGTTTGCTGAGTACTCTAACACCCTTGCTGCCATGGCCAAAGAAAGAGGCCTTCAACCAATGGCCTTCAACGATGGTTTCTACTACGAGGACAAGGATGATGTTGAGTTTGACAAGGATGTCATCATCTCTTACTGGTCTAAGGGATGGTGGGGTTACAACCTTGCATCTCCTCAGTACCTGGCAAGCAAAGGCTACAAATTCCTTAACACCAACGGAGACTGGTACTACATTCTCGGCCAGAAACCTGAAGATGGTGGTGGTTTCCTCAAAAAAGCAATTGAAAATACTAAAAAAACACCATTTAACCAGCTTGCATCTACCAAATATCCTGAGGTAGACCTTCCAACCGTCGGAAGCATGCTTGCTATCTGGGCAGACAGACCAAGTGCTGAGTACAAGGAAGAAGAAATTTTTGAACTCATGACTGCCTTTGCAGACAATAACAAAGACTACTTCCGCGCTGACTACAATGCTCTCCGTGAGGAACTTGCTCAAATCCCTGCAAGCTTGGATGGATACAGCAAGGAAAGCTTGGACGCCTTAAATGCAGCTAAAGAAGCTCTCAACTACAACCTCAACCGTAACAAACAAGCCGAGTTAGACGCTCTCGTAGCCAAACTCAAAGCAGCCCGCCTAGGCCTTAAACCAGCAGCAACCCACTCAGGAAGCCTCGATGAAAATGAACTAGCTGCCAATGTTGAAACCAAACCGGAACTCATCACAAGAACAGAAAAGATTCCATTTGAAGTTATCAAGAAGGAAAATCCGAATCTCCCAGCTGGTCAGGAAAAAATCATCACACCAGGTGTAGAGGGCGAACGCACTCATTACATCTCTGTCCTTACTGAAAATGGGAAACAAACAGAAACGGTTCTAGATAGCCAAGTAACCAAAGAACCTGTGACCCAAGTGGTTGAAATCGGCGCCCCTATTACTCACAAAGGAGATGAACACGGTCTTGCTCCAGCCGTAGAGGCAAAACCAAGACTGGACATCCAAGAGGAAGAGATTCCGTTCACTACCGTAACACGTGAAAATCCACTCTTGCTCAAAGGGAAGACTCAAGTCGTTACTAAAGGCGCTAACGGTCGTCGCAGTCATTACTACTCTGTGAGCACTAGTGCTGACGGTAAGGAAGTGAAAACTCTTGTAGATAGCCTTGTGACTCAAGAAGCAGTGACCCAAGTTATTGAAGTCGGAACCCTTGTAACCCATGTAGGAGACGAACACGGTCTTGCTCCAGCCGCAGAAACAAAACCAAGACTGGATATCCAAGAGGAAGAAATTCCATTCACTACTGTGACACGTGAAAATCCTCAATTACCAAAAGGACAAACGCAAGTTGTTACTAAAGGGGCTAACGGCCACCGTACTGCCTTCTACTCTGTAAGCACTACTGCTGATGGAAAAGAAGAAAGAACGCTTGTCAATAGCGTGGTAACACAGGAAACGGTCACTCAAGTTGTTGAAGTCGGCACTGCCGTTGAGAAAGCTGAGCAAACTGCACCAACTACTGCCAAAGCAGATGAAAAACAACTCCCTGCAACAGGAAGTCAAGATTCTGCAGGCTTGGTCGCAGCAGGCCTCATGGCGACTCTAGCAGCCTACGGACTGACTAAGAGAAAAGAAGACTAA
- a CDS encoding beta-galactosidase family protein, with protein sequence MTRFKIEDDFYLDGKPFKILSGAIHYFRIPAEDWYHSLYNLKALGFNTVETYVAWNLHEPVEGEFDFEGARNLERFLQIAQDLGLYAIVRPSPFICAEWEFGGLPAWLLTKDMRIRSSDPAYIEAVARYYDQLLPRLVPRLLDNGGNILMMQVENEYGSYGEDKSYLRAIRKLMEDRGIDCPLFTSDGPWRATLKAGTLIEDDLFVTGNFGSKAPYNFSQMQEFFDEHGKKWPLMCMEFWDGWFNRWKEPIITRDPKELAEAVREVLEQGSINLYMFHGGTNFGFMNGCSARGTLDLPQVTSYDYDALLDEEGNPTAKYLAVKKMMATHFPEYPQLEPLYKESMEIGSIPLVEKVSLFETLDNLSSPTESLYPKAMEELGQSYGYLLYRTEASWDAEEERLRIIDGRDRAQLFVDGQWIATQYQTEIGEDIYCQGNREGFSEIDILIENMGRVNYGHKFLADTQRKGIRTGVCKDLHFLLNWKQYPLPLDNPEKIDFSKGWTEGQPAFYAFDFTVEEPKDTYLDLSEFGKGVAFVNGRHLGRFWNVGPTLSLYIPHSYLKEGANRIIIFETEGEYKEEIHLTRKPTLKHIKGENL encoded by the coding sequence ATGACCAGATTTAAAATTGAGGACGATTTCTATTTAGACGGAAAACCGTTCAAGATTTTGTCCGGCGCCATTCATTATTTTAGGATTCCAGCAGAGGATTGGTATCATTCTCTCTATAACTTAAAGGCGCTTGGCTTTAATACAGTCGAGACCTATGTGGCTTGGAATTTACACGAACCTGTTGAAGGGGAGTTTGATTTTGAAGGTGCCAGAAATTTGGAGAGATTTCTTCAAATTGCACAAGATCTAGGTCTCTATGCCATTGTACGCCCGTCTCCATTTATCTGTGCGGAATGGGAATTTGGTGGCTTGCCGGCTTGGCTCTTGACAAAGGACATGCGAATTCGCTCGTCCGACCCGGCCTACATCGAGGCTGTTGCTCGCTATTATGACCAATTATTGCCAAGGCTTGTGCCTCGCTTGTTGGATAATGGTGGAAACATTCTTATGATGCAAGTCGAAAATGAATATGGCTCTTATGGAGAAGATAAGTCTTATCTACGAGCAATTCGGAAATTGATGGAAGACCGAGGGATTGATTGCCCACTCTTTACTTCAGATGGCCCATGGAGGGCTACTCTGAAAGCCGGAACCTTGATCGAAGACGATCTCTTTGTGACAGGAAACTTCGGTTCTAAAGCTCCGTACAACTTTTCACAGATGCAGGAATTCTTTGATGAGCATGGCAAGAAATGGCCCCTCATGTGTATGGAATTCTGGGATGGTTGGTTCAACCGTTGGAAAGAACCCATCATCACTCGTGATCCTAAAGAATTGGCAGAAGCTGTTCGAGAGGTATTGGAGCAAGGCTCTATCAACCTTTACATGTTCCATGGTGGTACAAACTTTGGTTTCATGAATGGTTGCTCGGCTCGAGGAACTCTGGATTTGCCGCAAGTCACATCTTACGACTATGATGCCCTTCTCGATGAAGAAGGAAATCCAACTGCTAAATACTTAGCAGTCAAGAAGATGATGGCAACCCACTTCCCAGAGTATCCACAGTTGGAACCACTCTATAAGGAAAGCATGGAGATAGGGTCCATTCCATTGGTCGAAAAAGTTTCCTTGTTTGAAACCCTGGATAATCTCTCTAGTCCTACTGAAAGCCTCTATCCAAAAGCGATGGAAGAACTTGGTCAAAGTTATGGCTACCTTCTCTACCGCACTGAGGCAAGTTGGGATGCAGAAGAGGAACGTCTCCGTATCATCGATGGACGTGACCGAGCTCAACTCTTTGTAGATGGTCAATGGATTGCTACTCAATACCAGACAGAGATTGGTGAAGATATCTACTGTCAGGGCAACCGAGAAGGCTTTTCAGAGATTGACATCTTGATTGAAAATATGGGGCGTGTCAACTACGGACATAAGTTCTTGGCAGATACGCAACGTAAAGGAATTCGTACAGGTGTCTGCAAGGATCTACATTTCTTACTGAATTGGAAACAATATCCACTGCCACTGGATAATCCTGAGAAAATTGATTTTTCAAAAGGATGGACAGAAGGACAACCAGCCTTTTACGCTTTCGACTTTACTGTTGAAGAGCCGAAGGATACCTACTTAGACTTGTCTGAGTTTGGTAAGGGAGTTGCCTTTGTCAACGGGCGTCACTTAGGACGTTTCTGGAACGTCGGCCCGACCCTCTCACTTTATATCCCTCATAGTTATCTCAAGGAAGGTGCTAACCGCATCATCATCTTTGAAACTGAGGGCGAATATAAAGAAGAGATTCATTTAACTCGTAAACCTACACTAAAACACATAAAGGGGGAAAACTTATGA
- a CDS encoding GntR family transcriptional regulator — protein sequence MAIPKYQYIKDELKNKIISGQFASGDKFYTEAELIAMYDVSSITVVRALNDLAKDGYIVRQQGKGTFVSRARKHKLVEFSDVEIFETKDDKVTVLSIERGNKLEYLDKLGLRGDQFYYKIERIRQTNDVTYIYHTSYIPEQYINANYPNLDYYSSIYTRFKLDYRIHMSDEHFEEINEIAFPTPEHAASVLGIDTQFPTVFQTKTTKLEATGQVLAYSETYKRADYYKIKFISCNRGH from the coding sequence ATGGCTATTCCTAAATACCAATATATTAAAGATGAATTAAAAAATAAAATCATCTCTGGTCAATTTGCAAGTGGAGATAAATTTTATACAGAAGCCGAATTGATCGCGATGTACGATGTGAGTTCAATCACAGTTGTTCGTGCCTTGAACGACCTTGCTAAAGACGGCTACATTGTCCGCCAACAAGGTAAAGGTACTTTCGTTTCACGTGCCCGCAAGCACAAACTCGTTGAGTTTTCAGATGTCGAAATCTTTGAAACAAAAGACGATAAAGTTACTGTCCTTTCTATCGAGCGCGGAAACAAACTTGAATATTTAGATAAACTTGGACTACGTGGAGATCAATTCTACTATAAGATTGAACGTATTCGTCAGACAAACGACGTGACATACATCTACCACACATCTTATATTCCTGAGCAATACATCAATGCCAACTATCCAAATCTTGATTATTATAGCTCTATCTATACACGTTTCAAATTGGATTACCGCATTCACATGAGTGATGAACATTTTGAGGAAATCAACGAAATCGCATTCCCAACACCAGAGCATGCTGCTTCTGTACTCGGAATCGATACACAATTCCCAACTGTCTTCCAAACAAAGACTACAAAACTTGAGGCCACTGGCCAAGTCCTTGCCTATAGTGAAACTTATAAGCGAGCAGACTACTACAAAATCAAATTCATCTCATGTAACCGAGGTCATTAA
- the purB gene encoding adenylosuccinate lyase yields MINRYSRPEMANIWSEENKYRAWLEVEILADEAWAELGEIPKEDVALIREKADFDIDRILEIEQETRHDVVAFTRAVSETLGEERKWVHYGLTSTDVVDTAYGYLYKQANDIIRCDLENFTNIIADKAKEHKFTIMMGRTHGVHAEPTTFGLKLATWYSEMKRNIERFEHAAAGVEAGKISGAVGNFANIPPFVEQYVCDKLGIRAQEISTQVLPRDLHAEYFAVLASIATSIERMATEIRGLQKSEQREVEEFFAKGQKGSSAMPHKRNPIGSENMTGLARVIRGHMVTAYENVALWHERDISHSSAERIITPDTTILIDYMLNRFGNIVKNLTVFPENMIRNMNSTFGLIFSQRAMLTLIEKGMTREQAYDLVQPKTAHSWDNQVDFKPLLEADPEVTSRLTQEEIDEIFNPAYYTKRVDDIFERIGLGD; encoded by the coding sequence ATGATCAACCGATACTCTCGCCCTGAGATGGCGAATATTTGGAGTGAAGAAAATAAATACCGTGCTTGGCTTGAGGTGGAAATCTTGGCTGATGAGGCATGGGCTGAGTTGGGAGAAATCCCTAAGGAAGATGTGGCTTTGATTCGCGAAAAAGCGGACTTTGACATTGACCGTATTTTGGAGATTGAGCAGGAGACTCGCCACGATGTGGTGGCTTTCACACGTGCAGTTTCTGAGACGCTTGGTGAAGAGCGCAAGTGGGTCCACTATGGTTTGACCTCTACCGACGTGGTGGATACTGCCTATGGTTACCTTTATAAGCAAGCCAATGACATCATCCGTTGTGACCTTGAAAACTTCACCAATATCATCGCTGACAAGGCTAAGGAACACAAGTTCACCATCATGATGGGGCGTACCCACGGTGTGCACGCTGAGCCGACAACTTTTGGTCTGAAATTGGCAACTTGGTACAGCGAAATGAAACGTAACATTGAGCGTTTCGAACATGCGGCTGCTGGTGTGGAAGCTGGTAAGATTTCTGGTGCGGTTGGTAACTTTGCCAACATTCCACCATTTGTAGAGCAATACGTCTGCGACAAGCTTGGTATCCGTGCTCAAGAAATCTCTACACAGGTCCTTCCTCGTGACCTTCATGCTGAGTACTTTGCAGTTCTTGCTAGCATCGCGACTTCCATCGAGCGCATGGCGACTGAGATCCGTGGTCTGCAAAAATCTGAACAACGTGAAGTAGAAGAATTCTTTGCCAAGGGGCAAAAAGGTTCTTCAGCAATGCCTCACAAACGCAACCCTATCGGTTCTGAAAACATGACAGGTCTTGCGCGTGTTATCCGTGGTCATATGGTGACAGCTTATGAGAATGTTGCTCTCTGGCACGAGCGTGATATTTCCCACTCATCAGCTGAGCGTATCATCACACCAGATACGACCATTTTGATCGACTACATGCTCAACCGTTTTGGAAATATCGTCAAAAACTTGACGGTCTTCCCAGAAAACATGATCCGCAACATGAACTCTACGTTTGGTCTGATCTTTAGCCAACGTGCTATGTTGACCTTGATTGAAAAAGGCATGACGCGTGAACAAGCCTACGACTTGGTGCAACCAAAAACAGCCCACTCTTGGGACAACCAAGTAGACTTCAAACCGCTTCTCGAAGCAGATCCAGAAGTGACATCACGCCTCACTCAAGAGGAGATCGATGAAATCTTCAACCCTGCATACTACACCAAACGAGTGGATGATATCTTTGAACGTATCGGACTTGGTGACTAA
- a CDS encoding restriction endonuclease: protein MVNTGKSLEDYAQYVYSRLLELNDYENTLVSTKVTIKGQSGATNEFDVYYQFTHLNIECRVAIECKDWKNKVSIKEIRDFSTKLQDVGLGNIIGIMISKVGFQEGTKIFAESNGIKLMTVDELPTIVDIVSRTIKKGFLPDEKVQGEPFWMLMEQRNGEVTGSFYQYPNIQDSHVTLPLFYSKKMAQYYYDNVPDKENYCIRGVSNFQLRSLIRLAELQSLQFILFPFPYSLDGVDLNEFPGIIVSSDVIKNDYL, encoded by the coding sequence ATGGTTAATACAGGAAAATCATTAGAGGATTATGCCCAGTATGTATATTCTCGCTTACTAGAATTGAATGATTATGAAAATACATTAGTATCAACAAAAGTAACCATTAAAGGTCAGAGTGGAGCAACTAATGAATTTGATGTTTACTATCAATTCACACATTTAAATATAGAGTGTAGAGTAGCTATAGAATGTAAAGATTGGAAAAATAAAGTGTCAATAAAGGAAATACGTGATTTTTCTACAAAGCTACAAGATGTTGGATTGGGTAATATAATTGGAATAATGATTTCAAAGGTTGGTTTTCAAGAAGGAACAAAAATTTTTGCAGAATCAAACGGTATTAAATTGATGACGGTTGACGAACTGCCGACAATAGTAGACATAGTGTCTAGAACAATTAAAAAAGGATTCTTGCCTGATGAGAAAGTACAGGGGGAACCCTTTTGGATGTTGATGGAACAACGTAATGGAGAAGTTACAGGATCGTTTTATCAATATCCAAATATACAAGATTCACATGTAACATTACCGTTATTTTATTCAAAAAAGATGGCTCAATATTATTATGACAATGTACCTGACAAAGAGAATTATTGTATACGTGGAGTTTCTAATTTCCAATTGAGAAGCCTTATTAGGTTAGCTGAACTACAATCTTTACAATTTATATTATTTCCTTTCCCGTATTCTTTAGATGGTGTAGATTTAAATGAATTCCCTGGAATTATCGTATCTTCTGACGTTATAAAGAATGATTACTTATGA
- a CDS encoding AAA family ATPase, translating into MRLKQMKIKNFRGYKDETIVDFDNLTAFIGKNDAGKSTILEALEIFFNNKLVVCERDDLSVGSDSDSIFITCIFDELPDEIVVDASSKTSLEDENLLNSNGDLEIKKTFKCSSAKPKPETKIICNHPIDDNYNDLLLLKQADLKKRAVDLGIDEDKYDKRSNVSIRQAILSSKSDLIIKEVELEVTKEDAKKVYGVIETFLPIYALFQSDRSSSDSDKEIADPMSVAVSQALQELQTEINKIKSEVQRKAIETAGRTLAKLQEMDEDLAASLIPEFKSEPKFDSLFKLSIKSDDDISINKRGSGVRRLILLNFFRAEAERKLSEAERNKSIIYAFEEPETSQHPSHQKLLIEAFLELASKENTQIILTTHTPALGGLLPTASLRLVEKSDKSQVSSGGDEVLQKITETLGVLPDPISKETKALILIEGKTDIIFFNHLCKVLKESGEIDRTFQEANIALVPTGGCDNLKSWITMRTVDQFGLPFGIFLDSDRISPANRTKNTSTVEKNRKHGRTAFCTRKREAENYLHPDIFDGHVNITDYNDVKEEVKNFNQTNENKVLQNNWPKMTVDQIHEQEKYIDEDGIEHFELTEIVKEFLSLVE; encoded by the coding sequence ATGAGACTTAAGCAAATGAAAATTAAAAATTTTCGCGGTTATAAAGATGAAACAATTGTTGATTTTGATAATTTGACAGCTTTTATAGGTAAGAATGATGCAGGGAAATCAACAATTTTAGAAGCATTAGAAATCTTTTTTAATAACAAATTAGTTGTTTGTGAGAGAGATGATTTATCTGTTGGATCGGATTCAGATTCTATTTTTATAACATGTATTTTTGATGAATTACCAGATGAGATAGTAGTTGATGCTTCTTCTAAAACAAGCTTGGAAGATGAAAATCTTTTGAATTCGAATGGTGATTTGGAAATTAAAAAAACTTTCAAATGTTCATCTGCAAAACCAAAACCGGAGACGAAAATTATTTGTAATCATCCTATAGATGATAACTACAATGATCTGTTATTGTTAAAACAAGCTGATCTAAAAAAGCGTGCGGTTGATTTAGGTATTGATGAGGATAAATACGATAAAAGAAGTAATGTCTCTATTCGACAGGCGATTTTATCTTCTAAAAGTGATTTAATAATTAAAGAGGTTGAATTAGAAGTTACAAAAGAGGATGCAAAAAAAGTATATGGAGTAATTGAGACTTTTTTACCAATTTATGCTTTGTTTCAATCAGATCGAAGTAGCTCAGATTCAGATAAAGAAATTGCGGATCCTATGTCTGTTGCGGTATCTCAAGCATTACAAGAGTTGCAAACTGAGATTAATAAAATAAAAAGTGAAGTTCAACGGAAAGCAATTGAAACTGCAGGACGTACATTAGCTAAGTTGCAAGAGATGGATGAGGATTTGGCTGCTTCTCTAATTCCAGAGTTTAAATCAGAGCCTAAGTTTGATTCGCTTTTTAAATTATCAATAAAATCGGATGATGATATATCTATCAATAAAAGAGGAAGTGGAGTTCGTCGTTTAATTCTCCTAAATTTCTTTCGGGCAGAGGCAGAAAGAAAATTATCAGAAGCAGAGAGGAATAAGAGCATAATTTATGCTTTTGAAGAACCAGAGACTTCTCAACACCCATCGCATCAAAAATTACTCATAGAAGCTTTTCTAGAGTTAGCATCCAAGGAAAATACTCAAATAATTTTAACAACCCATACTCCAGCTCTAGGTGGACTATTACCAACTGCTAGTCTTCGATTAGTAGAAAAATCGGATAAGTCACAAGTTAGTAGTGGAGGTGATGAGGTTTTACAAAAAATCACAGAAACTTTAGGTGTTTTACCGGATCCAATTTCAAAAGAAACAAAGGCATTAATTTTAATAGAAGGTAAAACAGATATAATTTTCTTTAATCATTTATGCAAGGTTTTAAAAGAAAGTGGAGAAATAGACAGGACTTTTCAGGAGGCAAATATCGCACTAGTACCTACTGGTGGTTGTGATAATTTAAAATCTTGGATTACAATGAGGACTGTAGATCAGTTTGGTCTTCCTTTTGGAATATTTTTAGATTCAGATAGAATTTCTCCCGCCAATCGAACAAAAAATACTTCTACCGTTGAAAAGAATAGAAAACATGGAAGAACTGCATTTTGTACTCGAAAACGTGAGGCTGAAAATTATCTTCATCCAGATATCTTTGATGGGCACGTAAATATAACTGATTATAACGATGTGAAAGAGGAGGTTAAGAATTTTAATCAAACTAATGAAAATAAGGTTTTACAAAATAACTGGCCAAAGATGACAGTAGACCAAATTCATGAACAAGAAAAATATATAGATGAAGACGGTATAGAACATTTTGAATTAACAGAAATTGTCAAAGAGTTTTTATCTTTAGTTGAGTAA